Proteins from a genomic interval of Desulfobacterales bacterium:
- a CDS encoding sigma factor-like helix-turn-helix DNA-binding protein produces MRSSSFCGGIKPSMNPDTVDSLYTQQVKKKLTAILDSMDEMQRRVLEMRLGLIDGREMTVEEVAAELGEELLKVQQWEDQALRIMHHPELAWNKDED; encoded by the coding sequence ATGCGAAGTTCTTCGTTCTGCGGCGGCATCAAGCCGAGTATGAATCCGGATACGGTTGATAGCTTATACACCCAGCAAGTCAAAAAAAAGCTGACGGCCATTCTGGATTCGATGGATGAGATGCAGCGTCGGGTGCTGGAAATGCGGTTGGGGCTGATCGATGGCCGCGAGATGACTGTTGAAGAGGTGGCTGCTGAGCTAGGCGAAGAATTGCTGAAAGTCCAACAGTGGGAAGATCAGGCATTGCGCATCATGCATCATCCCGAACTCGCCTGGAATAAGGACGAGGACTAA
- a CDS encoding polyphosphate kinase 2 family protein, translating to MFKAAASPYLISDDGKFRVQDAATAPPADSPGKKKCKQWLENCIDEISDLQRMLYAQDRYAILLIFQAMDAAGKDGTIRAVMSGINPAGCQVFSFKQPSREELDHDFLWRTAKRLPERGRIGIFNRSYYEEVLVVKVHPEYLKAQKLPADVDLKKIWQQRYASIHDHEKHLAHNGTVILKFWLNVSLEEQRRRFLARIDEPSKNWKFSAGDVNERQLWQDYMSAYETAINATSRSYAPWYAIPADDKPFMRLSVADIIIQNLKTLKLSYPAVDAKEKAKFAQMRAMLSE from the coding sequence ATGTTTAAAGCGGCGGCGAGTCCCTACTTGATCAGTGACGATGGCAAATTTCGCGTTCAAGACGCAGCAACTGCGCCACCCGCGGATTCACCGGGCAAAAAAAAGTGCAAGCAGTGGCTTGAAAATTGTATTGATGAGATTTCTGATTTGCAGCGCATGCTGTATGCCCAGGATCGTTACGCCATCCTGCTGATTTTTCAAGCCATGGATGCGGCCGGCAAGGACGGCACCATCCGGGCCGTGATGAGCGGCATCAACCCGGCCGGATGCCAGGTGTTTTCATTCAAACAACCGTCGCGCGAAGAGCTGGACCATGATTTTTTGTGGCGAACCGCCAAGCGCCTGCCGGAACGCGGCCGGATCGGTATTTTTAATCGCAGTTATTACGAAGAGGTACTGGTGGTCAAGGTGCACCCGGAATATCTCAAAGCCCAAAAGCTTCCTGCTGACGTTGACCTGAAAAAAATCTGGCAGCAGCGCTATGCGTCCATCCACGATCACGAAAAGCACCTGGCACACAATGGAACTGTCATTTTGAAATTTTGGCTGAATGTATCCTTAGAGGAGCAACGCCGGCGATTTCTGGCGCGCATCGACGAGCCCAGTAAAAACTGGAAATTTTCCGCCGGTGACGTGAACGAACGACAGCTTTGGCAAGATTACATGTCTGCTTATGAAACAGCCATCAATGCCACTTCGCGGTCCTATGCGCCCTGGTATGCTATCCCGGCCGATGACAAGCCGTTTATGCGCCTGAGTGTTGCTGACATCATCATTCAAAATCTGAAAACGTTAAAATTATCGTATCCAGCTGTAGACGCCAAGGAAAAGGCAAAGTTTGCACAGATGCGGGCGATGCTATCAGAATAA
- a CDS encoding DMT family transporter: MGVWHKYAGLAYLAVFLGVCGHASSEFFSVLCCIEGPELSVWRFLLGGFGLIVLALIFPNSRNLLEPFREDGLRLVGLSAMGVSLGYLLFHWSLDFATVPQVATMVTTIPIFVGLANLWLNKQPFSGPKIISGACAMLGVALLITDGYLAKLAGVGENFIGVMMAMGCAAVLAAYTVMVRPIIGRYGALRITAITMFMGAVGLWFVVGIFWKIWVNPATLFNREPSQLAALLTLGFWNTTIAQFLWIGGLAAVPDITRGSYLFFLKPVIAACLAVVFLGQGLTTWQVLAILVICASVAVEAFWGWIRQPQTT, from the coding sequence ATGGGCGTCTGGCATAAATACGCAGGGTTGGCATATCTGGCGGTATTTTTAGGAGTGTGCGGGCATGCTTCCAGTGAATTTTTTTCGGTGCTTTGCTGCATAGAAGGGCCGGAGCTTTCAGTCTGGCGCTTTTTGCTGGGTGGCTTCGGATTGATCGTGCTGGCGCTTATTTTTCCAAATTCGCGTAATCTGCTGGAGCCCTTTCGCGAAGACGGCTTGCGGCTGGTAGGGTTGTCAGCAATGGGCGTGTCTTTAGGGTACCTTCTTTTCCACTGGTCGTTGGATTTTGCCACCGTACCCCAAGTGGCCACCATGGTGACCACCATTCCCATTTTCGTGGGTCTGGCGAATTTGTGGCTGAACAAACAGCCTTTCAGCGGCCCCAAAATCATCAGCGGTGCCTGTGCCATGCTTGGGGTGGCGTTGCTGATCACCGACGGTTATCTGGCCAAACTGGCCGGTGTCGGTGAAAATTTTATCGGCGTGATGATGGCCATGGGCTGTGCGGCGGTTTTGGCTGCCTATACCGTAATGGTCAGACCCATTATCGGCCGATATGGCGCCCTGCGAATTACGGCCATTACGATGTTCATGGGCGCCGTCGGATTGTGGTTTGTTGTCGGAATATTCTGGAAAATTTGGGTCAACCCGGCCACGCTTTTCAATCGGGAGCCCAGCCAGTTAGCAGCGCTGCTGACGCTGGGGTTTTGGAACACCACCATCGCGCAGTTTCTGTGGATTGGCGGGCTGGCAGCCGTGCCGGACATCACCCGCGGCAGTTACCTGTTTTTTCTCAAGCCGGTGATTGCCGCCTGTCTGGCGGTGGTATTCTTGGGTCAGGGTTTAACCACCTGGCAGGTTCTGGCAATTTTGGTTATCTGTGCGTCGGTGGCTGTGGAAGCCTTCTGGGGCTGGATCCGCCAACCTCAGACCACCTGA
- a CDS encoding alpha/beta fold hydrolase, producing the protein MPVLELSPQSGLYYEHHAPTDAAATFVFFNALTGDTAAWEGVICPVLRDAGHGTLVYNMQGQTNSPFAPVTELSEKQIVADAVKLLAAVSPVRPILVGLSIGGLFASRVWLAGSQAIGLVLINTLRREGPRLKWIGDALVRAVEVGGLPLFRDLFLPLLMNEGWLQKNRPDFLQTDANYKALEPTSGHYKLLSEAGRNADWNIPYEQLTLPTLVITGLQDHVFLEKDVVETLFARIPDGRRIDMPAAGHLIPSEQPEALGEALLTFAKEIL; encoded by the coding sequence ATGCCAGTGTTGGAACTGAGCCCGCAATCCGGTCTGTACTACGAGCACCATGCGCCCACAGATGCCGCCGCCACTTTCGTTTTCTTTAATGCCCTGACCGGTGACACTGCCGCCTGGGAGGGTGTCATATGCCCGGTGCTGCGCGATGCCGGTCATGGCACTCTGGTATACAACATGCAGGGCCAGACCAACAGCCCGTTTGCGCCCGTTACCGAGCTCAGCGAGAAGCAAATCGTTGCCGATGCCGTCAAATTACTGGCGGCGGTTTCACCGGTCAGGCCGATTCTGGTAGGCCTTTCCATCGGCGGCTTGTTTGCCAGTCGGGTTTGGCTGGCAGGCAGCCAAGCGATCGGCTTGGTTCTGATCAACACCCTGCGCCGTGAGGGCCCGCGTTTAAAATGGATTGGCGATGCGCTGGTGCGCGCGGTAGAAGTCGGCGGCTTGCCTTTGTTCCGCGATTTGTTTTTACCGTTGCTGATGAACGAAGGCTGGCTGCAAAAAAACCGACCCGATTTTCTGCAGACCGATGCGAATTACAAAGCTCTGGAACCCACCAGCGGTCATTATAAATTATTATCGGAGGCCGGCCGCAACGCTGATTGGAACATCCCATACGAACAGCTTACCTTGCCGACCCTGGTCATTACCGGTTTGCAGGATCATGTGTTTCTTGAAAAAGACGTTGTTGAGACACTGTTTGCCAGGATACCGGACGGGCGCCGCATCGACATGCCCGCTGCCGGCCACCTGATCCCCAGCGAGCAGCCCGAGGCGCTGGGAGAGGCGTTATTAACATTTGCAAAGGAGATCTTATAA
- a CDS encoding GNAT family N-acetyltransferase has protein sequence MLIRPARKADAHAMAHVYVQTWKDTYLGLVPFGYLYAMSSREMENGFVNEAQSKRVFNFVAEEAGEVIGFISGGYARQDDDIYKGEIYALYVLKKFQRQGIGTHLVLALATAFNRCDINSMFVWVLEHNPCRRFYERLNGMYLRKKRLPFAGELLDTVAYGWIDTSLIAT, from the coding sequence ATGCTGATTCGTCCCGCACGCAAAGCCGATGCGCATGCCATGGCGCATGTATATGTACAGACCTGGAAGGATACCTATCTGGGTTTGGTCCCTTTCGGCTATTTATATGCCATGTCGTCCCGCGAGATGGAAAACGGGTTTGTAAATGAAGCCCAGAGCAAACGCGTCTTCAACTTTGTTGCTGAAGAAGCCGGTGAGGTCATCGGCTTTATCAGCGGTGGTTATGCGCGCCAGGATGATGACATTTACAAAGGTGAAATTTACGCATTGTATGTGCTGAAAAAGTTTCAGCGACAGGGTATCGGCACTCACCTGGTATTGGCGCTGGCAACCGCTTTCAACCGCTGTGACATCAATTCGATGTTCGTATGGGTGCTCGAGCACAATCCTTGCCGTCGATTCTATGAAAGATTAAACGGCATGTATCTGCGCAAAAAACGCCTGCCTTTTGCCGGTGAATTACTGGACACTGTCGCTTACGGGTGGATCGATACCAGCCTGATCGCCACTTGA
- a CDS encoding GIY-YIG nuclease family protein, whose translation MQKTDEWYVYIIRCRYGSLYTGIATDVERRFVDHQKNTGAKYLRGRGPLTLVFQQPVGRRDLALKVERNIKRLPKQKKEALVKTGVGLQAILSGSKP comes from the coding sequence ATGCAAAAAACAGATGAATGGTATGTTTACATAATCCGATGCCGGTATGGGAGTCTGTATACCGGCATCGCCACAGATGTTGAGCGTAGATTTGTCGATCATCAGAAAAACACTGGCGCAAAGTATTTACGTGGGCGTGGTCCTCTAACCCTGGTTTTCCAACAACCGGTTGGCCGAAGGGATCTGGCGCTAAAAGTTGAACGCAACATCAAGCGTTTGCCGAAACAAAAAAAAGAAGCCCTTGTCAAAACCGGCGTCGGCCTTCAAGCTATACTTTCTGGCAGCAAGCCTTGA
- a CDS encoding peptidylprolyl isomerase, with translation MDTVDTGHFVSVHYKGTLDNGEVFDTSEGRHPMEVEMGAGQIITGFEKALMGMALKEKKVFSLEPDEAYGNRDDSLTHSFKRAEIPAEMEVEVGQTVALSSPEGQQVPAQVVEADDEKVVVDLNHPLAGKKLTFEIEVVGINSSPTQQPAGCGSGCHCSSDSD, from the coding sequence ATGGATACAGTCGATACCGGTCATTTCGTCAGCGTACACTACAAGGGAACGTTGGATAACGGAGAGGTGTTTGATACCAGCGAAGGTCGGCATCCCATGGAGGTTGAAATGGGTGCCGGCCAGATTATTACCGGCTTTGAAAAAGCCCTGATGGGCATGGCCTTGAAAGAAAAAAAGGTTTTCTCCCTCGAACCCGATGAGGCTTACGGGAACAGGGATGATAGCCTCACCCACTCGTTTAAGCGAGCAGAAATCCCGGCTGAAATGGAGGTCGAAGTCGGTCAAACTGTTGCCCTTTCCTCACCTGAAGGCCAGCAAGTTCCGGCTCAAGTTGTTGAGGCCGATGATGAAAAAGTGGTGGTTGACCTTAACCATCCTTTGGCGGGCAAAAAACTGACGTTTGAAATTGAGGTTGTGGGCATCAACAGTTCTCCGACCCAGCAACCGGCAGGGTGCGGTTCCGGCTGCCATTGCTCTTCGGACAGTGACTGA